Genomic DNA from Anoplopoma fimbria isolate UVic2021 breed Golden Eagle Sablefish chromosome 22, Afim_UVic_2022, whole genome shotgun sequence:
GCAGCATTCAAActaaacaaggaaaaaaaacagattgaaagtgaatgtgtttgtcaaaaactaaagaaaatcGATGGATGGCTGTTAAACtgacaaaaagtaaagaaaaagggGCTTTGATGGTATAATGCAGTGATTCTTGTTAACTGTTTGCACCTCCGGAGGATCTTTATAGAGTATGCGTAGATGGTTGATGGAAAATATTCGTCACACttgcattgcatttttaagtatttacatTTACGCCAGTAGAAATTTCATAAATTAAGCTTTGCCATCAACTCCCAAATTAAGATCATCAACACCCAAACTCTAACATTAAGTGAAAGTTATTCAGAACTTAAATTTATTAAATTTGGTAGATTTCAGGTAGCCAGAACGAACTGCTTTAACCACAAAGACCACTTGCTGACCTGAATCTTCAGTTTTATGGCTACAGCTGCAGCATGAAAAACCCACACAGCTTTTTCTGTGATCTACAGACTGGTTTTATAAAATCAATATAGGTCATTTTCACATCTGATATCagattaaatgaatgtgtttgttgttttttccttttgcagGTGAAGATTCAGATTGTAAAGTTGTAGTTAAAGTCGATCGTAACACGGTTTATGAAGCCTTGCTCGGAGAAGACCTTTGGATTAACTGCACAGTTGAATTCTGCAACGATTCACTACCTAAGGTCTCCTGGTTCAAACGTGAGACCACCGATGTCCCCGTcaatgtcagcagcagcagtcacatgaaaacaaagtggttgattttgaaacatttaGATGGGAGATTATTTTTGATCTTTCAAAGAATTCGCAGAAACGACTCAGGCGTGTATCAGTGTCAAAGTGGAGAAAGTGTCAGTCACAACATCACCGTCTCTGTCCACGGTGAGTGAGACTTTcgacacagaaatacaaaatcCACACAGATGCTATTTTTTAACTGAATGATTAATTTAGAAGCTGTCATTATTTCCCAAATAACCTGAGAGAAAATATGTCACTTTTATGTGGAGAATAAACAATCTGAATGCTTTTCAGATCAGCTCACCACTGTTATGATGACGACTTCGAAACCGGgtaaaataacttaatttactCTCTCACAATGATATCTCTATTACAAATGCA
This window encodes:
- the LOC129111891 gene encoding uncharacterized protein LOC129111891, whose protein sequence is MRPNFCLTILCVFAALFLTLDADSEDSDCKVVVKVDRNTVYEALLGEDLWINCTVEFCNDSLPKVSWFKRETTDVPVNVSSSSHMKTKWLILKHLDGRLFLIFQRIRRNDSGVYQCQSGESVSHNITVSVHDQLTTVMMTTSKPGTEDTFWPFVYRTVWMTVITFLMLALLFHLRHRFKGKSRDTLSRQPSHDALPTTHVYDNDQ